A genomic region of Fusarium oxysporum f. sp. lycopersici 4287 supercont2.30 genomic scaffold, whole genome shotgun sequence contains the following coding sequences:
- a CDS encoding uncharacterized protein (At least one base has a quality score < 10), with protein MKLTPTKAIVGALALIAGKTSASPVSYCDGDSSKICYSWGVPSSTATSSSDTLFLRLEAPTDYQWIALGTGDRMSGSTMFVVYQDGSGNVTLSTRKGHGHNMPEYSRMSSVKLLEGSGVSNKTMVANIECGDLGTLDLKGSSDWISAWRTGSALDTTDVSAVFDEHDGTDGFSVDLSKAFITSNSNPFTNKSNTQPSSGSSNDAVAGGGGGEDHTGTIHGVIMSVVFLLGFPIGSLLMPLLGKWLVHASWQIIMFIGMWVGFGVGKIAADRGGDWFTEPHVQLGTIVCILMIIQPILGWWHHKNYLRYERRTAVSHAHLWYGRALMIIGIVNGGIGLQLSGASTGLIIAYAVVSIIVFAMYTAGSVRKMIRMRRKESRLMSDVSSSALELT; from the exons GCTAA TCGCTGGAAAGACATCAGCATCTCCAGTGTCCTACTGCGATGGAGATTCTAGCAAGATTTGTTACAGCTGGGGcgtgccatcttcaacagccACGTCAAGCTCTGACACGTTATTCCTACGACTCGAAGCTCCCACCGATTACCAATGGATCGCCCTCGGAACCGGAGACCGCATGAGCGGCTCTACAATGTTCGTCGTTTATCAAGACGGTTCTGGGAATGTTACCTTGAGCACGAGAAAGGGGCATGGCCATAATATGCCTGAGTATAGCCGCATGAGTTCtgtcaagcttcttgaaggaAGCGGCGTCTCGAATAAAACGATGGTGGCAAATATAGAATGTGGTGACCTAGGTACTTTGGACTTGAAAGGGTCTAGTGACTGGATCAGTGCTTGGAGGACTGGTAGTGCTTTGGACACGACCGATGTCAGTGCTGTCTTCGACGAGCACGACGGCACCGACGGTTTCTCAGTCGACCTTTCAAAAGCATTCATAACTTCGAACAGCAACCCTTTTACCAACAAGTCGAATACTCAGCCTAGCTCAGGCTCCAGCAACGACGCTGTTGCcggtggcggtggtggtgaggaCCATACTGGCACGATTCATGGTGTCATTATGTCCGTCGTTTTCCTACTAGGATTTCCCATCGGTTCCCTATTGATGCCGTTGCTGGGGAAGTGGCTTGTTCATGCTTCATGGCAGATAATTATGTTTATCGGCATGTGGGTTGGCTTTGGTGTCGGCAAGATTGCTGCCGACCGCGGCGGAGAC TGGTTCACCGAACCTCATGTCCAGCTCGGCACCATTGTATGCATCCTCATGATTATACAGCCAATCCTAGGATGGTGGCATCACAAGAACTACCTCAGATACGAACGACGAACCGCCGTTAGCCACGCCCATCTCTGGTACGGCCGGGCTTTGATGATAATTGGGATCGTTAATGGTGGGATTGGTCTGCAGTTATCAGGTGCTTCTACGGGTCTGATCATTGCCTATGCTGTTGTCAGTATCATTGTATTTGCAATGTATACTGCGGGTTCTGTTCGCAAGATGATTAGAATGCGGAGGAAGGAAAGCCGTCTGATGTCTGATGTTTCTAGTAGCGCACTAGAGCTGACGTAA